The following DNA comes from Methanothrix sp..
TGCCGGCCTCGATCAGGGCGTTGATGGTCTGGTTCATCAGTCTGGCATTCTCTTCCACTGCTTCTGCTGCTTTGGTGCTCCTGCTCTCCACGCCTAATACTATCGTTGCCATATCCGGAGCCACTCTCACCTTTCCTTCGCCCTCTACCCTGAGCTTGGAGATCTCTTTCTCGTCAGCAGCAGCCATTGCAGGCCCGGCTAACGAGAGCAGCAACATTCCCATTAAAGCTATGCACATTTTTTTCATAATCTAGCCCCCTTATATGATGACATCAAGATCTCTTATAAAATAAACTCATAGGTCACCATGACCCTGGCGCTGACATCCACCATCCCGCTCCTGGTCGAGCCGCTGCCATAGGAATAGTCGATCCCCAGGCTGGGATAAGTGAAGATATCCATGGCCTTCCCCAGTCTTCCCCCAGCATCCTCTGCCAATGCAGCTGCATTTCTCCGGGCGTCAGCCAGAGCTTCTTTGCGGGCTTCTGCCAGGGCGCCGCTTGCATCCTTCAGGCCGTATCCCACTACATAGGCATTGGCTCCCGCCGACCGGGCGGCATCCAGAGCCCTGTTAATCCTGGGCTCATCAGCAGATCTCAGGCGAACCATTGCCGATCTTTGTAGAGAGACTGAACTCTCTGTGGTATTCTCGCATACAGTGGTGTTATTCACCATCCTGCAGACATTGCTTGATGACTGGAAACTGGATATGCCGCTTCCCTGTCCGGGAAGTATCTCCTCATCCTTAACCCCCGCCTTCTTCAGAGCAATGATCACACTGTTCATCTCCTCCTCCAACTCAGACTGGGCCTGGCTCAAATTCTCATTGCTGCTGGCCACTGAGATGGAGATGCTCACGATATCTGCCGGAACGGTAACCGTTCCTATCCCCTCAACTGTAAGAGGATAGCTCTCTCCCAGTGCTGCTGCAGAGAGCACGGCTGTGGCTATAGTACAGAACAATATAACCGACCACTTCATATAATCCCCAATCAAAAACGCTCTCAAAGATATATAAGCGTATGGTACTGCTGCCTCAACCTCTGCTGATTCTTGTCTGATCCCTTTTCTCCGCCCCCAACCTCCCGCCATCCGGGCTGGAGAGATAGGCCCTTATACCTCCCTCTCCTCCTCCATCCCTCTCCCCCCCCATCCCTCTCCTTCTCCATCTCTTCTTCTCCATCTCTCCTTCTCCATCCTCATCATCCCCTCAGGCTCTCTCCTGCCCGCTCAACCATCATCTTTAATTTGAGAGTAAGCATCCCTCACCACATGAGCAAGATCGGAAAGGCGATCCGTCTGGAGCGCATACTGGATCGCAAGACACGCAGAACGGTCATCATTCCCATGGACCATGGGATCTCTGTGGGACCCATAGCCGGGCTGATAGATATGCCGGCCACAGTAGACAAAGTGGCAGAAGGAGGAGCTAACGCCGTCCTGGGACATATGGGCCTGCCATTGCACGGCCACCGGGGGTACGGCAGGGATGTGGGATTGATCATTCATCTCTCTGCATCCAGCTCCCTGGGCCCAGATCCAAATCACAAGGTTCTGGTGACCGATGTTGAGGACGCTATAAGGGTGGGTGCAGATGCTGTGAGCATCCACATCAACATCGGCGCCGATGATGAGGCAGAGATGCTGCATGACCTGGGGAGGGTGGCACGAAGCTGCGATCGGTGGGGAATGCCTCTTTTGGCCATGATGTATCCTCGCGGGCCGAAGGTGGGCTCCGAGCATGATGTGGAGCATGTGAAGCTTGCCGCCCGCATAGGCTCTGAGCTGGGGGCGGATATCGTTAAGACCAATTACACAGGCTCGCCAGATACCTTCCGGGAGGTAGTAAGAGGCTGCAGCGTGCCGGTGATCATCGCCGGCGGGCCGAGGATGGACACAGAAAGGGATCTATTGCAGATGGTCTATGATGCCGTGCAGGTCGGTGGAGCAGGGGTGGCCTTCGGGCGCAATGTCTTCCAGGCGGAGAATCCCACTCTGCTGGTAAGAAGGCTGTGCAAGGTCGTCCATGAGGGCTATACCCCGGATGAGGCGGAGGGGGTCGCCCTCTAGGGCAGGCCTCTTATCTCATATTTTTTTATTGGCGAGCTGTTTCACATGCCCCAATAAAAGCGATTTTTGCTTTTTAATATCCCCGCCTCATCAATGAGATGTGCCATCAGCACTGGGCTCTCTTGCCCTCTATTCTATTCTACTCTATTGCCTTCTCTTGCCTTGGCCTTAGGGCCGGTGGAATGGCAGTCTCCGATCGCCTCTGGCGCCAGCTATAGCAATGAGGAAGTGATCGGCTCATTCAATGAGGACTGCCGGATCCATTGGCAAATCCTCTGCCAATTTCAAATCACTTCTGCTCAGGCAAGCCAAATTGCCTTGGCAACGTAGCGGATGTGCAGATGGTGCGAATGCTGTGCGATCAAAAAAAGACTAAAAGATTTATTATTATTTTGAATTATATTTGGAAGTTCTCTGTCGATGTGAAATGCAGGTTCTATCATCAGACGTTGATTGAGACACTGAAGACGTCATTTGTTTAAATATACAGATTCATAAGCAGATCGCATCAGCGGGCAATCTTCGCCTTGATCTCCGAGACATCTCCCTGCAGCCTCGCCATCCTCTCCTCCCGGCCCTCCAGGTCTGATCGCAGGCCCCGTACTTCGGCGACGATGCTCTCGGCACTCTCTTCAACCCTAACCACAAGATGCTCCTGGCCAACCTCAATCCTTTCGGCTGTATTCTCAAGGCTCGCATCGAACCTCTCTGCCAGTCTTTCCATGCCTGATTCGAACCTCTCCGCCAAACATTTCTGCCCCTCCACCAGGCTGTTCTGCCCTTCCACCAGGCTGTTCTGCCCTTCCACCAGACGGTTCTGCCCCTCCACCAGGCTGTTCTGCCCCTCCACCAGACGGTTCTGCCCTTCCACCAGACGGTTCTGCCCCTCCACCAGGTGGTTCTGCCCCTCCACCAGGTGGTTCTGCCCCTCCACCAGACGGTTCTGCCCCTCCACCAGGTGGTTCTGCCCCTCCACCAGGCTGTTCTGCCCCTCCACCAGGCTGTTCTGCCCTTCCACCAGACGGTTCTGCCCCTCCACCAGGCTGTTCTGCCCCTCCACCAGGCTGTTCTGCCCTTCCACCAGACGGTTCTGCCCCTCTACCAGGCGGTTCTGCCCCTCCATCAGATCTGCCTGTCCGGAGATTATCGTGTCGAGCTTGGAGTTAACAGCGGAGAATCCCTCTCGGACAGCGACTATCAGCTCTTTGAGGTAGTTGGCTGCTGTGTCCAGCCGGGTATCTGTCTCTCCTTCGCCGGTGATCTTATAAAAACTATCATAGCAGCCCTTTGGCTCTGAATACTCAATGCTGATATCTGTAACAGCGATGAGTGTGTTCTCTATCCTCACCGATCTGAGGAATCTATCAAGATCGGCCTTAGCGCCCTCTGCAACGATCTTAACCCTACCATCCGGTAGGTTCGTGACATAGCCTGTGATATCGAGCGCCCGGGCGGCGGCCAGAACTCGAGACCTGTATCCCACCTGCTGCACCTTTCCTGAGACATAAGCTGTCACACTATGCATCGATCTCAATTAGTGTCGGATGATATATAAAAAATGCTGTCCGGCTGACTTCTCATCTCTGATTCTTCAAGATCGTAATCGACTTTTTGCGCTCAGAATATGATTGGCTCTTTCGCTTGTTCTCGATCACTCACTCTCTCCCTCTCCGGATACCTCTTTCCTCTTCCGCCGGGACGGCCTTTTGGCTTTCCCGGCCCCCTGCCCTGCTGCTCTCAGCCTTCTCGGATTTCGCCTTGACCTTGACCTTGACCTCTGACATCTCCTCAGGAGAGGCCCTCTTCCGATCCCGTGTCATCCCCTTGCGGGCCATCCTCTCCCTGATCATCAGCCTCACCTCATCAATGCCCACGCCGAAGACCTCGGAGATCAGCTCCTTTGCCACCTCCAGCTCCCTGCCGATGAGGGGATCTGATGCACCAGACCTTCCCGCCAGGAGGCAGAGATGATCGAGCGGTTTTTCCACCAGCTCTGAGGAGTATCTGTCCTGCTCCTCTTTGTAGATCTTGAGCATGCCGTAGATGTACGGATAGAGGGGAGTAGCCGGGTTGAGCCGGTAGAAGGTGTTGGTCTTCCTCTTGGCCGCATCGCGGGGAGAGGGAAGGATTCTTTTCTCCATGACCACCACCTCCAGCCTCTCCAGCTTGTCCAGCTTATTGATGAGGGTGGTCTGGTTCCAGAATGGTCCCCCGCCAGTGGGCCCCAGCTCCCGCCAGATCTGGTTGAGCTGCACAAACCCGCCCTTCCTCTTCAGGTATACCAGAAGCATTGCCAGGGGCATCTGATCGCGCTGCAGGGCGGTGTAGCGGGCGAACTCATCCAACATGTCTCCACCTAGCACATATAACCCTAAAGCCTTTTCGGTTTTTTTACAGAAGCATTTTTATTCTCCTGAGACCTCAGATCACCGGGGTGGATAATGCAAGCGATAATTCTCGCTGCGGGCGAGGGAAGCAGGATGCGGCCCCTGACCGCAAGGGTGGCAAAGGTCATGCTCCCGCTGGCCGGCAGGCCGCTTCTTGAGCATATCGTTCTCCGGGCAAAAGAGGCAGGAATTGACAGATTCGTCCTGGTGGTGGGCTATGCCGCCGGCTCAGTGCGGGATCACTTCCAGGATGGCCGGCGCCTGGGGGTGAAGATAGACTACGCCATCCAGGCGGAACAGCTGGGAACTGCCCATGCCCTGATGGCGGCGGAGAGCCTGGCTTCAGAGCAGTTCATAGTACTGAACGGAGATGTTATTCCCGATATCGATGCCCTGAAGGAGCTGGCGAAAAAGGAGATGGCAGTCTCGGCGTTCAGGGTCGATGACCCACGTCGGTATGGAGTCTTTCTGCTGCAGAACGGCATCTTCCAGTCGGTGGTCGAGAAGAGCGACAACCCCCCCTCAAACCTGGCCAATGCCGGAATCTATCTCTTCAAGAGATGGATCTTCGATGAGCTGAGGGCCCTGCCCAGATCCTCCCGCGGGGAGTACGAGCTGACAGATGGCCTGAACCGGGCGGCAAAAAGAGAGGCCGTAGAGATAGTAGAGCTGAAGCGCTGGCTGGAGATCGGCCGCCCCTGGGACATCCTGGAGGCCAATGCCGCCCGTCTCCCGGAGGTTGAGCCCCGGATCCTGGGAGAGGTAGAAGCGGGAGCGACCTTGAAGGGGAGGGTATCCATTGGCAAAGGAACAGTCGTCCGCTCGGGATCCTACATCGTGGGGCCCGTCCTGATCGGCCAGGACTCTGATATCGGGCCCAACTGCTATATCCGGCCGGCGTGCTGCATAGGCGACAACGTCCGGATAGGCAATGCCGTGGAGATCAAAAACAGTGCCATTATGAACGGCAGCAAGATCGGCCATCTCTCCTATGTGGGAGACAGCGTCATCGGCGAGGGATGCAACCTCGGCGCAGGGACCATCTGCTCCAATCTGCGCCATGATAAGGGGAGCATAAAGTCCTACCTCAAAGGGGAAAAGACTGACAGCGGCAGACGCAAGCTGGGCGTGATCATGGGCCATGAGGTCATGACCGGGATCAACACCTCCATCTATCCGGGAACGGTAATCGAACCCTCCTACTGGGGCCGGCCGGCAGAGGTCATCCGGGGCCACTGCTCTTCAGAGAGGGCGTTTAAATAAATCAAATGAAATTAATGAATCAAATGAGCTTGAGCGATAAGCCTTTTCAAGTGTGAGGACGAGCAAGAGACGGGATGAGCAAGAGACGGGATGAGCAAGAGACAGGATGAGCAAGAGACAGGATGAGCAAGAGACAGAATGAGCAAGAGACAGAATGAGCAAGAGACAGAATGAGCAAGAGACAGAATGAGCAAGAGACAGGATGAGCAAGAGACAGGATGAGCAAGAGATGGGACAGGCCAGAGATAACGTGAATAATAATCAATTGAATAAAGATAAGTTGAGTAAAATAGGTTGATAGTTCGAATAAAGATCAGGCGAGAGAAGAGTTTTCAAGGAGATCTTGATGAGAGATTTTATTTCCATAGCCAAGCCCACAGTGGGCGAAGAGGAGATCGAAGCAGTGGGAGAGGTGCTGAGGAGTGGCATGCTCACTCAGGGGGAGAAGGTCAAGAATTTTGAAGATGAATTCAGCGAGTACCTGGGAGTGGACCATTCCATCGCCGTCGGCAACGGCACCATCGCCCTGGACCTGGCCCTGAAGGGCCTTGGCATCAGAGCGGGAGATGAGGTCATCTCCCCGGCATTCACCTTCATTGCCACAGCCAATGCCATCCTCTACCAAGGTGCAGTTCCTGTCTTTGCAGACGTGGACCGGAAGACATTCAATATCGATCCAGACGATCTTGCAGAGAAGATCACACCCCGCACCCGGGCAGTGATCGGGGTCCATCTCTACGGCCAGCCCATCGACCTGAAGGCTGTGGCCCAGATCTGTGAGGATCATAAGATCGCCCTGGTGGAGGATTGCGCCCAGGCCCATGGTGCGAGATATAAAGATGAGATGGTGGGCTCATTTGGAACCGGCTGTTTCTCCTTTTATCCCACCAAGAACATGACCACCGGCGAGGGCGGCATGATCACCACCAACGATGACGCCCTGGCGAATCGTCTGCGTCTGCTCAGAAATCATGGCGACAGCGGAAAGTACAACCACATATCACTGGGCTACAACTACCGGATGACCAACATCCAGGGAGCCATAGGCTCAGTCCAGCTCAAGCGGCTGGAGGGCTTTATCGCCAGAAGGATCGAAAATGCCAGGGCTCTGAATAATACGATCAAGATCGATGGGCTGAGAGTGCCCTTCCAGATGGCAGATGTACGCCATGTCTACAATCAATATGTCCTCATGGTGGAGGATGACTCTCCCGTCTCCAGGGAAAAGCTGATGGAGTACCTCCAGGCCAGTGGCATCGCCACTGCCGTCCATTACCCCAAAGCGGTATATGAGCAGCCCCTCTACCGGGAGATGGGATTGGGCAAGGATATCTGCCCGGTATCCGAGGATATCTCCCGCCGGGTGATGAGCCTGCCCGTCCACCCCTCGTTGAGCGCCTCTGACCTTGAGTATATAGCCGATACCCTAAATTGTTTCGAGGATTGAACGATGGACGTTGGTGTTTTAGGTGTCGGGGCCATGGGAAGAAACCATGTGCGGGTCTACTCTGAGCTGAAGGGAGTGGACACAGTCTACGTCTACGATCCAGTACAAGAGAACGCCCAGCGCGCCAGCGAGTTCGCCACCGTCTGCAGGAGCTCTGAGGAGCTTTTGGCCAGGGCGGAGGCAGTAAGCATCTGCGTTCCCACTCGCTACCACTTCGAGCTGGCCAGGGAGGCCGTAAAGGCAGGGGTCAACTGCCTGATCGAGAAGCCCATCACTTTGACAGTACAGGAGGGAGAGCGGCTCTTGGAAGAGATCGAGAAGAGCGATCTGACAGTGGGGGTGGGCCATATCGAGAGGTTCAATCCCATTGTAGAGGAGATCAAGAAGATCGCTCAGCGGCCGGACTATGTCTCCATCAAGAGGCATAACCCCACCTCCAACCGCATAACCGATGCCTCGGTGGTCGAGGATCTCATGATCCACGATATAGATATCGTCTTCAATGTCCTCTTCAAAGGGGTGGAGGATTATCATATATTCAGCGCCGGCAGCCGCAATGTCTGCGAGGCGATGGCGGTCTTCTCTGATTCAGTGGTCTCGATCTCCGCCAGCCGCCTCTCCTCCAAGAAGTTTCGCACCTTCTATGTGGAGGCGGAGGAGTTCACCACCGAGGGCGATTTCATGACTCAGGAGGTATATATCTACCGAAAACCGGGGAAATACCGGGTGGAGGGTGAGAGATATCTGCAGGAGAACATCATCGAGAAGGTGCTGGTGGCTAAGGTCGAGCCCCTGAAGGTGGAGCTGAAGACCTTCCTGGACTGCATAAGGCAGGATAAGAGCTTTCCGGTAACCCCCCAAGAGGGGCTGAAGAACCTGGAGATCTGCGAGAGGATCAAATCGGGATTGAAATCGGGATTGAAAGCAGAGAAGGGATTGCAGTGACGGCATTCTCTCCCGCCCGGGGGGAGTCTGATTGACGGATTCCCGGGGCGATTCCCAGGGCAGCTCTCAGGCACCCTCTGAGCACAGCCCTCAGGGCTCATCTGAGCATAGCTCTCAGGGCTCATCTGAGCATAGCTCTCAGAGCCTTTCTGAGCACAGCTCTCTTGCCCATTATGCCCATCCCACAGCCATAGTGGAGAGCGATTCAATAGGCGAGGGGACGAAGATCTGGCACTTCGCCCATGTGCGCCAGGGCTCCAGGATCGGCCGGGACTGCAACATCGGCAAGAGCGTCTACATCGACACCGGTGCAGTGGTGGGGGACAATGTGAAGATCCAGAACTTCGTCTCCGTCTACCAGGGGGTGAGGATCGAGGATGATGTCTTTGTCGGACCATCGGCCACATTCACCAACGACCTATATCCCCGCGCCTTCATCTGGGACCAAGAGCACGTCTCAGCTACCAGGATCTGCCGGGGGGCAAGCATCGGGGCCAATGCCACTATTATATGCGGCATAACAGTAGGCGAGTATGCCATGATCGGAGCGGGAAGCGTTGTGGCTGAGGATGTACCACCCTATGCCCTGATCCTGGGCAATCCGGGCCGGCAGAGGGGTTGGGTCTGCCGCTGCGGCCACCGTCTGAACATGATCCTGCACGACGAGGGCAGCAGGACTCTGTATAGATGTTCATCCTGCGGAAGGGATGTGGAGATCGCAAAGAAGGCATAAAAGAGAGCAATGAGGCACAGCGGGCATACAAGGGGAATGAGAAGGGCAGAAGGGGATGAAGGGCAGAAAGGAGATGAACTATGGAGATATCCGATAAGAGAGCAGAGATAGCAGTCATAGGCCTTGGCAATGCCGGTCTGCCCCTGGCTGCAGTCATCGCCGACAGAGGCATGGCTGTCTTGGGGGTGGACATAAATGAAGAACGCTGCCGGCAGATAAACCAGGGAGCAAATCCCATCCCCGAGGAGAAGGGACTGGGAGAGCTGATAGCCCAACACGGAGGGAGGAGCCTCATTGCCACAACAGATTTTGAGGATGCCAGAGGATGCAAGAGCTTCATAGTGATCGTCCCTCTGCTGGTGGACGAGAGCAATCATCCCGATTTCTCGATTATGGATAAGGCCCTGCAGTCTTTGGGCCGGATACTGAAGAAGGGAGATCTGGTGGTCCTGGAGACCACTTTCCCCCCGGGGACGACATCGGGAAGGGTCAGAAGACTGCTGTGCGAGAGCAGCGGCCTTGCAGAGGGAGAATTCTTCCTGGCCTACTCCCCGGAGAGGATAATGACCGGATACAGCATCTCCCGGCTGAGGGAGTTTCCCAAGGTGATCGGGGGCGCAGATGAGGAGAGCGGCCTGGTGGCATATCAGCTCTACCGGCAGTTCATCTCCAACCTTCATCTGGTCTCATCGGCCAGTGTGGCGGAGATGACCAAGGTGATGGAGGGCTGCTACCGGGATGTGAACATCGCCCTCGCCAATGAGCTTTATAAGATCTGCCAGGATCTTGGAGTCGACTTCTTCGAGGCAAGAGAGATGGCCTGCCATCAGTTCTGTCACATCCACCTGCCCTCTACTGGTGTAGGGGGACACTGCATTCCTGTCTATCCCTGGTTCTTGATCAAAGAGATGGAAAGGAGGGAGGCCTTCGACAAATGCCGCCTCCTTCATACCTCTCGCATCATCAATGATGATATGATCCATTACTGGGCGGAGAGGATATTGCTGCAATGCCTGAGGATCAACAAACCTCTATCTGATATCAAGATCTGCATCAAGGGCATAACCTTCCGGGCTGGTGTGCGGGAGTTCTATCACAGCAGAAACCTGGCGCTGGCAAAGCTTCTCTGCGATAGAGGTCTCAATGTCTATGTGGCCGATCCACTGCTCGATGAGTCAGAGGTGGCAGCCAGAGGCTTCAGGAGCATCAATCCAGACGAGGCTGACCTGGTCTTCGACCCCTTCCAGCTCAGCTTCGAGCCTGGAAGAGCATCTCAGGACTGATCATATGAAGTCCGATCATATGAGGAGCCACGCAAATACTAATCATATGAAAAATCAAACGAATACCAATCATATGAAGAAGCATGTGAATACCAATCATATGAAGATAGCAACCATAGTGGGGGCCCGGCCCAATTTCATCAAGCTGGCGCCAGTATCAAAGCAGATAAGAGAACGAGATATCGATGAGGTCATAGTCCATACCGGCCAGCACTACAACTATGAGATGGACAGAATATTCTTCGATCAGATGGGCATAGCAGCGCCTGACTATCACCTGGGCATAGGCTCTGGCAGCCATGCTTTTCAGACTGGCGAGATGCTCAAAAAGATAGAAGAGGTCTTGCAGAAGGAGGAGCCGGATGCGGTCATAGTATTCGGGGACACCAACTCCACCCTGGCCGGCGGACTGGCGGCGGCAAAGCTGCACATCAAGTGCGCCCATGTCGAGGCCGGGCTGAGGTCCTTTGATAAGAGGATGCCCGAAGAGATCAATCGGGTGCTGGTTGACCATTGTTCCGATCTGCTCCTCTGTCCAACCCAGACGGCAGTCGATAACCTGAAAAGAGAAGGGATCGTAGAGAATGTCCACCTAACTGGAGATGTGATGGTGGATGCGCAGAAGGATTGCGAGCGGATTGCCCAGAGCGAGTCCCATATCATTGAGAGCCTGGGGCTGGAGATCGGGGATTATTATCTGGCAACTGTCCACAGGGCATCGAACACAGACGATCCGCAGAATCTGAGGGCAATCGCCCAGGCCCTCCTGGAACTGGATGATGTGGTCTTTCCCTGCCATCCCCGAGCTGAGAAGTGCCTGAGGGAGTTCGGGCTGTGGGAAGATGTGAGCCGAAAGATCAGGGTGATCAAGCCGGTGGGTTACCTGGATATGCTTGTATTGGAGAAGAACGCCAAGAAGATCGTCACCGACTCGGGAGGGGTGCAGAAGGAGGCCTATCTATTGGGCATCCCCTGCATAACCCTGAGAGAGAGCACAGAATGGACAGAGACAGTAGACGATGGCTGGAATATCCTGGTCCCTCCGGGGGAGGATATCGCCTCTGCAATCAGGGAATTTCAGCCCAGGCATGAGCGCCAGGATGTATTCGGAAAGGGCAGGGCGAGTGCCATGATCGTTGACCTGATGGAGGGGCTGGCCGGGCCAGGTGGATCTTGAAGATACTGCTTTTGGCCAACCAGCCGGAGAGGACCACCAGGCTGAGGATGTTCACAGGCACCCTTCAGTCCCAGGGGCATGAGGTCGTTGTCCCCAGCTTCGGCACAAGGAACTGGATCAGCATCGCCGGTCAGGCGAAGAGGATGGTCATGGAGGAAAAGCCGGATGTGGTTCATATCTTCAACGTCCCGGATGTGATCTATCATGGCTTTGCCGGACTGCGGGGAAAGGGCTACCAGAGGCTGATCTACGACTACCGCTCCCCCTGGGGGGTGGAGTTCGCTCAGACCTTTAAAGCTCCGGGGAAGCTGTTTGCCGAGCGCTTCGAAAGGGAGCTGGCAAGAGCGGCTGATATCATCACCACTGTCAATGAGCCCTTGCAGGAGAAGGTGAGAGAGTATGCCCCGGGAAAGAGGGTCCATATCATCCCCAACTATCCACAGCGTTCCTTCTGCCAGGAGGTCAGCGATATCGAGGGAGGAGAGCATGCCATCCGGCAGGAGAAGGGGCCGATAATATTCATTGGCAGGGTCTGCACCCAGGAGGGAATCGGAAGGCTGCTGGAATTGGCGCGGGCCATTCCAGAGAGGGAGTTTTGGATTGTAGGCGGCGGCCCCTTCGCCCGCTATTATCTGTGGAGAAGGCCGGCAAACGTCATAGATCTGGGCTGGCAGCCTCATGAAAAGGTGGCGGCACTGCTAGGCAAAGCCAGCCTATGCCTGATTCCCCGCGAGGAGAATGCTCTCACCCCCTACTCCACAGATAAGAGCGTCTGGAAGCTCAATGAGTATCTGGCTCTGGGCAAGGTGGTGGTGGCATCGGGGGTGACTATGATCGAGAAGAGAAAGAACCTGGTGATTGTGCCCTCCCGCGATCTGGAGAGGGCGGTGAGAGATAACCTGGCAAGAGAGCCTGAACCGATGTCCAGGGAGGATTATCGATTCTGGGACATGAACGATCAGGTCATTCGTGAGGTCTACGAGAGCCTGTGAACTTATCCCTTCCCCTTGAGCCCTGCCATCTTTCTGCTGAGGGCCCATGGATCCCGATCTCGCTGCAGCACATAGCCTGCCCAATTCAGCGAAGGCCAGGTTCCCTGCTGCTCTCAGCGGGATCTCATTCTACAGTCACGCATTTGGCCAGGTTTCTGGGCTTATCGATGGGCAATCCCAGCTTGTTGGCGGTATAATAGGCCAGGAGCTGAACTGCCACTGTACATAACACTGCAGAGTAGATGGGCCTGGTCTCAGGAAGCTCTATCACCAGGCTTGCCATCTTGGCGATATCAGGATCTCCTTCCGCGGCCAGGGCGATGACCTCGGCGCCTCTGGCTCTGACCTCCTTGATATTGGACTGGATCTTCTTGCCACAGGTGGCCAGAGCCACCACCGGGGTCTTCTCAGTAATCAGGGCCAAAGGGCCGTGCTTGAGCTCCCCGCCGGCATAGCCCTCTGAGGGGATGTAGGCGATCTCCTTCATCTTCAGCGCCCCCTCTAAGGATATCGGGTAAAGGTAGTCCCGGCCAATGAAAAAGTAGCTGCTGGCAGCAGAGAACCTCTCGGCGACCTTCCTGATCTCCTCCCTCTTCTCCAGGACCCTCTGCACCAGTCCCGGAAGCTTGCTGAGCTCGATCAGCATCTTTCTCGACTGGTCGGGGGTCAGATGGCCCCGTGCTCTGCCCAGGCGGATGGCGAGGAGGATGATGGCCACCAGCTGGGAGGTGAAGGTCTTGGTGGCTGCCACCCCGATCTCCGGGCCGCAACGGGTGAATATGGTCCCATCCACCAGCTCGGTCACCGTCGAGCCCACGACATTGGTTATAGCCAGGCTCCGCCCGCCGCAGGCCTTGGCCTTCTTCAAGGCCAGGAGGGTGTCAGCGGTCTCTCCGGACTGAGTGATCCCCAAGAGCAAGGTTCTGGGACGGAGCTGAAGATTGATGAACTCAGAGGCCACCTCCACATCCACCGGCAGGCCGGCAGCGCGGACGAAGAGGTTTTTGGCCAGCATACCGGCGTGATATGAGGTGCCGCAGGCGATGATGCTCACCCTCTCCAAGGATCTTATCTCCTCCTCGCTTATCCCCAGGGAGAGCCTTACATCACCATCTATCTCTGAGATCCGGCCGGAGATGGTCTCCCTGATGGCTCTGGGCTGCTCGTGGATCTCCTTGAGCATGAAATGAGTGTAGCCGCCCTTCTCAGCTGCATCTGCATCCCAGGTTATGCGCTCGACCTCCGCCTCCAAGAGCCTGCCGGAGCGATCGATGATCTCGATTCTATCTTTATAGATGCGGGCGGCATCGCCATCCTTCAATCGGATGACATCCCGGGTATAGGGAAGGAGGGCCGGTATATCGGATGCCACAAAGACTGAAGAGCTTCCTTTGCCCAATACCAGAGGGCTCTCCCGCCTGGCGCAGACGATATAAGGGGAGCTGGCAGCCATCACTGCTATGGCATAGGAGCCCTCCACCTTCTCCAGGGCTTTGAGGGTGGCAGCA
Coding sequences within:
- a CDS encoding SIMPL domain-containing protein — protein: MIGDYMKWSVILFCTIATAVLSAAALGESYPLTVEGIGTVTVPADIVSISISVASSNENLSQAQSELEEEMNSVIIALKKAGVKDEEILPGQGSGISSFQSSSNVCRMVNNTTVCENTTESSVSLQRSAMVRLRSADEPRINRALDAARSAGANAYVVGYGLKDASGALAEARKEALADARRNAAALAEDAGGRLGKAMDIFTYPSLGIDYSYGSGSTRSGMVDVSARVMVTYEFIL
- a CDS encoding 2-amino-3,7-dideoxy-D-threo-hept-6-ulosonate synthase → MSKIGKAIRLERILDRKTRRTVIIPMDHGISVGPIAGLIDMPATVDKVAEGGANAVLGHMGLPLHGHRGYGRDVGLIIHLSASSSLGPDPNHKVLVTDVEDAIRVGADAVSIHINIGADDEAEMLHDLGRVARSCDRWGMPLLAMMYPRGPKVGSEHDVEHVKLAARIGSELGADIVKTNYTGSPDTFREVVRGCSVPVIIAGGPRMDTERDLLQMVYDAVQVGGAGVAFGRNVFQAENPTLLVRRLCKVVHEGYTPDEAEGVAL
- a CDS encoding acylphosphatase translates to MHSVTAYVSGKVQQVGYRSRVLAAARALDITGYVTNLPDGRVKIVAEGAKADLDRFLRSVRIENTLIAVTDISIEYSEPKGCYDSFYKITGEGETDTRLDTAANYLKELIVAVREGFSAVNSKLDTIISGQADLMEGQNRLVEGQNRLVEGQNSLVEGQNSLVEGQNRLVEGQNSLVEGQNSLVEGQNHLVEGQNRLVEGQNHLVEGQNHLVEGQNRLVEGQNRLVEGQNSLVEGQNRLVEGQNSLVEGQNSLVEGQKCLAERFESGMERLAERFDASLENTAERIEVGQEHLVVRVEESAESIVAEVRGLRSDLEGREERMARLQGDVSEIKAKIAR
- the glmU gene encoding bifunctional sugar-1-phosphate nucleotidylyltransferase/acetyltransferase, yielding MQAIILAAGEGSRMRPLTARVAKVMLPLAGRPLLEHIVLRAKEAGIDRFVLVVGYAAGSVRDHFQDGRRLGVKIDYAIQAEQLGTAHALMAAESLASEQFIVLNGDVIPDIDALKELAKKEMAVSAFRVDDPRRYGVFLLQNGIFQSVVEKSDNPPSNLANAGIYLFKRWIFDELRALPRSSRGEYELTDGLNRAAKREAVEIVELKRWLEIGRPWDILEANAARLPEVEPRILGEVEAGATLKGRVSIGKGTVVRSGSYIVGPVLIGQDSDIGPNCYIRPACCIGDNVRIGNAVEIKNSAIMNGSKIGHLSYVGDSVIGEGCNLGAGTICSNLRHDKGSIKSYLKGEKTDSGRRKLGVIMGHEVMTGINTSIYPGTVIEPSYWGRPAEVIRGHCSSERAFK
- a CDS encoding DegT/DnrJ/EryC1/StrS aminotransferase family protein encodes the protein MRDFISIAKPTVGEEEIEAVGEVLRSGMLTQGEKVKNFEDEFSEYLGVDHSIAVGNGTIALDLALKGLGIRAGDEVISPAFTFIATANAILYQGAVPVFADVDRKTFNIDPDDLAEKITPRTRAVIGVHLYGQPIDLKAVAQICEDHKIALVEDCAQAHGARYKDEMVGSFGTGCFSFYPTKNMTTGEGGMITTNDDALANRLRLLRNHGDSGKYNHISLGYNYRMTNIQGAIGSVQLKRLEGFIARRIENARALNNTIKIDGLRVPFQMADVRHVYNQYVLMVEDDSPVSREKLMEYLQASGIATAVHYPKAVYEQPLYREMGLGKDICPVSEDISRRVMSLPVHPSLSASDLEYIADTLNCFED
- a CDS encoding Gfo/Idh/MocA family protein yields the protein MDVGVLGVGAMGRNHVRVYSELKGVDTVYVYDPVQENAQRASEFATVCRSSEELLARAEAVSICVPTRYHFELAREAVKAGVNCLIEKPITLTVQEGERLLEEIEKSDLTVGVGHIERFNPIVEEIKKIAQRPDYVSIKRHNPTSNRITDASVVEDLMIHDIDIVFNVLFKGVEDYHIFSAGSRNVCEAMAVFSDSVVSISASRLSSKKFRTFYVEAEEFTTEGDFMTQEVYIYRKPGKYRVEGERYLQENIIEKVLVAKVEPLKVELKTFLDCIRQDKSFPVTPQEGLKNLEICERIKSGLKSGLKAEKGLQ